AACAGGTGAGAAAATCCTCCCCAACCGTGTGGTTTGAGCCACTGGTGGAGGGAAGACTCCAGGCTTATGTGTCTTTGGTCTGATGGTTGAAGCTGATGTGCTTATGTTACCCTGTGGGATGTGGCATGAATGGGCATGGCGATACATCTGAGAGCCACCCCTCAGGGGTGCCAAGACCAGTTCCTTCAACTCTGACTTTCTTATGGACTCTTCCAGGCTTTCAACGTGATCAATGGAGGTTCCCATGCAGGCAACAAACTGGCCATGCAGGAGTTCATGATCCTGCCTGTGGGAGCCGAAAGCTTCCGCGATGCCATGCGCATCGGGGCTGAAGTCTATCACAACCTCAAGAGTGTCATCAAGGAGAAGTATGGCAAAGATGCTACCAATGTGGGCGATGAGGGAGGCTTTGCTCCCAACATCCTGGAAAATAGTGAAGGTGAGAGCCCTACAGAGATGGGGTACCCCTGCCTGCAATGCTATGGTTTCCTATGCCCAGCTCACAGCATTCCCTGGACTGATTCAAAAGATGATGCCTCAGTGTCATTGACCTCCTGTGTTAGGGAATGTTTCTAAGCTCCTTCTTGATCTGTCACAGCCTCTCCATACAAACCTTTTATGCATGTGCACAGTTTTACAAGGCCTTCCACAAACTTGTCATTGAGCTGTGGAATTGCATTTTAATTCCTCCTTGTCCCTTTTGGACACAGCCCCTACAGCTCCTTGGCATGTTTCTGTTGCGTTCTGGGCTCCCTTCTACTTCTCCATCACACCACCAGACTGTAAGTGGCTCTAGGGACCTTCCCAAGGGAGGTTTCTACCAAAAGGCACAGCTCTCTGCATGGGCTGACTCTCCTGACTGTGATTCTCCcctcagctctggagctgctcaagGAAGCTATTGACAAGGCGGGCTATACAGACAAGATCGTCATCGGTATGGATGTGGCAGCCTCCGAGTTCTACCGTGACGGGAAATATGACCTGGACTTCAAGTCCCCAGATGACCCAAGCCGCTACATTTCTGGAGATGAACTGGGTGACCTCTACCAAAGCTTTGTACGTGATTACCCAGGTGAGCTGCTGTGCGGGTTGGTAGGGAATCAGCACTGGTGCTGCGCACCGACCAGGCACAAACCCTCTGTGTTTTAAGGGTGGAAAGGGAGGCAGCTTTGATTTGTGCCTCTTTGGTTGTCCTTTCAGTGGTCTCCATTGAGGATCCCTTTGACCAAGATGACTGGGAGGCCTGGTCTAAGTTCACTGCCAATGTGGGCATTCAGATAGTGGGAGATGACCTGACAGTGACAAACCCCAAGCGCATCGAGCGAGCTGTTGAAGAGAAAGCCTGCAACTGCCTCCTGCTCAAAGTCAACCAGATTGGATCTGTCACAGAGGCCATCCAAGCGTGAGTCCAGTCCACTGCCCTTGTTGTCCTGTGAATGGGGTAGGGATGAACCACGGCCAGGTGTCACACTATGCACTGGGTGAACAGACTTGTGTCTCTACCCAAGTGTAGGATGCTGAGAGTGGGAGCAGAGTGTGCCTGAATCTTACCCTGTGCAGGTGTGTAGGAGTAGGAGCTACTGACTGCATTTCTCACTCCTTGCAGCTGCAAGTTGGCCCAGGAGAATGGATGGGGTGTGATGGTGAGCCATCGGTCTGGGGAGACCGAAGACACCTTCATTGCTGACCTGGTTGTAGGACTGTGCACTGGGCAGGTAGGTGAAACCAAGGCCATGCACAGGCCTGGAGGAAAGCAAAGGGGTGTCAAAACAGaatcccctgccctgccacaaGAAACTGGTACAAGTCATAACAGTGTCTTACAGTGTTTGCTTTGCGGAATGCTTTACAGATAAAGACGGGTGCTCCCTGCAGGTCTGAACGCCTGGCTAAATACAACCAGCTCATGAGGTAAGGGGCCCCAGGGATGAGAATGCAGAAGAGAGAATAGGGGAGTGACCAGTTGGGTGGGAGAAGCTGAAAGCCCGAGGGCTGTTGGGGTATGTGGGTGAAATGTTACAAAGACAAGGCACAGAGATGACAGTAGGATCCCGGGGAGGCCTCTGGGGCAgactcctttcttcctccttggCATGAGAGTGCACCCCTGCAGtcacagcagctggcaggaaCTGAGCTCCTCGGGCACATGTCAGCTTCCTGCTAGTGAGCTGCCTCTCCAGCGCCTTAGTGCCTCCAATGCTCCCTCACTACAAGGGCCTGATGTGTGCTGTCTCTCTCCTGCAGGATTGAGGAAGAGCTTGGCGATGAAGCACGCTTCGCCGGACACAACTTTCGCAACCCAAGTGTTCTTTGAACATtgtccccagagcacagccaccCTGCTGCTCTTTCCCACCTCACAGACTCTGAACCCACTTTTCCCTCCACTGCTCCCTTTTTTGCTCTGTCACCTGGTTTCCTCTCACCTCGAAACCCCTTGAGTTCAGGTGTCCCTGGCTAGATGTACCCAGGTGAAGGATGAGAGAGCGGCCTACACCCTGTCCCTTGCTGTGGGGTCATAAGCATTCCTGGATCTAGGCATTGTGTGTCTCTGTTGTTTGTGCAGGGCCACgcctgggctgctctgctcacGTGTCAGACCACGGGAGCGGCTGCCCAGCGTGCTCCCTCGTACGCCGAAGCATGTGCGGTGACCATCTGTGCGTCGGCCGGTGTGCTCGGGCACTGCCGCACCTGTGGCCGCATCCAGCCGAGTGTTGCCAGTGGCTCGCTCTCGTTGTGCATGTGTGTAGGTGTGTGTACGTGTCCTGGCCTACGGCGTCCCTGTGCCCCAGGCGTGTGTCTGCACTGAGCCCCGGCGGGACCCGCGCGTCCCTCGCCTCCACCCTGGCAGTGTCGTGttgggctgtgctgtgttggGCTGTGCTTGCCGGCAGCTTGGTGTTGAAGTGCACTGCTGTCCCACGCTGGGCGTGCGTGCGTGTGCGTGTGCGTGCTGTCAGTCTCTGGCTCAGCACATAGTACTGTGGGGCAATATATTAAAGCACATCCGTAAACAAACCCATGCTCTCATTTGCTTCTTGTGACctttttccctctgttcccttccctcttGCACTCCTTCAGCCTCACCTCCGCCGATGATGTCTGCTTCACCTTCTGGACAGCCCATGCTCAGCTGAGCAACAGACAAACTACAGATCCCTAAACtctattaaaatgtatttcacacCTGACTTGCCTGACTTGCCTGATGTTTATCTCAAGTTGCCAGTGTTGGGGAAGTGGGGACATTTTGCCACCAGAGCAGGAGATGCTCACACAGAAAGGTaacaaaaaaaggcagaggGGACTggcaaggggaagaaaaggccCAGCTACCCTCACCTGCTTTCATAGCTTTGTCCCACAGCCAGACTGCTCTGTTGCCCACCAGCCAGGAAGCACCAAAGGGAAGGCATGTGCAATGACTTGCCCCTGTCATCTTCACCAAACCGTGTTGCATGAAGATCTGCTGTGCAGGGACTTCAGTCGTGCCTTCCACTGATGTAAAGGCCTCAGGGTGGGCCCCCAGCGTCTGCCTGCTGGACTCAGATGGTAGATCGAAATGGCAAGTCTTTGAGAGAGAAAACGTTGGTTGTCCTCCCCCACAAGGGGTTTGTAGAGCAGTGACTAGAGGTGTAGGTGGGATGGGTATCTCTCTCAGCTCCATCTTTTTTCACAGGGGCAACTCAGCAGTACTTGGGGaaagctgcctgtgctccagccaGTGCCCTAGCAGGCTGGATGCCAGCAAATCCCAGTGCTTGCTCAACAAACAGCTTTGTTCTGGACTGACTCAAAGAAAGGTGGGGGGTTGGGGGTGCTACTGTGAGAAATACAACTGGAGAATAAATGATAAAACCACCTTGCCCACCCTTATATTCATGTCAGCAGCCCTACCACGTTCTTGGGCACACTCAGCTCCCTCCCTACAGAAAGTTTCCAGACCCTTGCTTAACTCTTGTCTAAGTTTGTTTCTGAGGTTGCTCAGCAAGTCCCAATCCCCCTTGACTGTGTCCTAATGCAGTCTTTAAAATCCAAAGACAAAAGTTTAAAACACTGGCATTTCACTGCTGATCCTTTACTAAACAGTATAGATTAAGGACTAAGTCCAAGAAGGGAAGACAAAGACTCTGGCACAGATGCCCAGAACTGAGAAGAGGGTGGGAGGGAAAATTTGAGGGTAGAGACAGGATTGGTTTCCAGGGCATCCCCAGCGCACACAGCACACATTTCAGTGGCAGGGGATAATAGCTCGTGCCCCGTCTCTCGCCCATGCTCTCTGGGAGCTGTAGTCCGGGTGCCGCCGGGGGAAGGCTCTGCTCCATCTTCCCCCGCCCCCGCGTCCCCCTCGGCGGCACCGGCACCCCGCGGGGTCCTGTGGGTCCCCCCCGCGGTCATGTCTCCCGCAAAAGCGGTTGTGTGCGTGACAGCGCTGTTTTCCAGAAGGAACGTGCATTTTGGATACAGGCAGTGGGCTGTCTTTTCCCGTTGTACACCTCACTGCTCCTTTGTTTTAGATACTAGGATTTTCTGAACAGTATGGCTACTGCTTAGCAATCAGGGCAGtcttttaggggaaaaaaacccacaactttgTTACGTTTCATATTCCCAAGAgcatctccccttccccacccccccccccccccccccgcccctcccatTCGTCTTTTTCTGTGCAAGGAAGGCAATTAAGTGCCCAAGGTATTTGGCGTTGCCCATTTAAATGCAGCCAGGCTGCAACAGCAGGGAAGTGGTGTACATGTCCCTACAGTGCGGGAAGAATTTGTTAGGCAAGAGTTTCTGCCGGTGAGGCATCATCACGTCCCTGTGTCAGGGAAAGTGCGTGAAAGCCTTGAGGGGATGGGAACACATCCCGCCATAGCAGTACCTCACCTTGGTGCCTTTTCTAAATCAAAAGAGTTCGTCACTGCTGGCACAATGTACAGCAAATATTTGTCCTCATGCAGTGCATCCGAAGATGCATATGCTGCTTTCCCTTTGGCTCAGCGGCAAAGATTTGGTTACAGCTTCTTTGTGGTAGAACTGTCCAAGCACTCGGCTGATCCCACACCTGAGGACTCCTGTTGTATGAGCTGGTGTCTCCATCAGATTGCTGTGCTGTAATGTGAATGCAGTCGGAGTATGAGCAACAACACAGGGATGGGCTGGCAATGTGACGCTATCTGTGAATGGAAACATTTGTTGGATTTGCTTTCTTGTACCTCTCAAATCATACTCTGTTTAAATTACATTTGCAGAGCAATGTACAGCTGTTAACAGGATAATTTAACATTAGCTGCTGCCtcttcccccctgcccccccaaagcctgcagtatttttctttttttcttttttccctaaatacATGTGTGCACCCATAAATGAGCTGGAAGGGGAGGTGTCACTGAATTAGGCTTGCTGTAGAGTCCAGAGAAAAGCCTTAATGATGAAGAGCTACCGAATTTCTCTAGTATGTTCTCGTCTGTCTCAAGAACAGAGGGATGTTGTTCAACCTTGAGAAACCAGTATCTTTCATATAGGAGGCTGTCAGGGACACTGTCTTGATGAATATCTGACAAGAAGTCCAAAAATTTGGGTGCTGGATAATTCCTATGAGGTCCTGCGCAGCTTAATCAAAAGAAGAGTatttgtctctgctgctggaagaCTAAATACAGACAGCTTGGACAGGTTGGCAGGGGGACATTACAAAGCTCTCTCTCTAGGCAAAGATCAGCATGCTAGAGCATTGCGTATCTCGGCATGGAAGCAGCTATAACTTGCTTCCTTATTCCTTCCATCAAGGAGACTACTATATGCTGTGTGTCAAAAGGGAAGTGGGGCTCCATGTGTTTTTAGAGTAAGAGTTTCACAGGAAAATTGAGATGAGATGTTTGGAGGTCTAGACTTCAAGCCCCTGCtaacagcagggctggctccagaccTAGATGAGGCTTGCTTGGGGCCTTGGCCAGGCAGTTTCTGACCATCTCAAGGTGAGGAGATTCCCCAACCCCTACTGAAACCTGTATCAGTGCTGAACTACCTTTAGGGAGGAGGTTTTCCCTTTATCTAGTCACAATTTCCCTTCTTGCAAATTTCATAGGCATTTCACTGTGTACCAGTCAGAAGAATTTGGCTCTCACTTCTCTGTAGCCCTCCataccaaagggaaaaaaaaaaagccaaagagtAACTGGTTACCTCCTAACTTTTCTCTACTCCAGGCTGAAAAGAAACAGCTCTTTCAGCCTCCCCTTGTATGCCACGAGCTCCAGCACCTCACTTATCTCATTCCCTCCCCCACAGGACTATCAGAAACTTTCTTGTGCTGCATTTCCCTAAGAAGGCTACATCCCAGCCAGGGCCTCTCCTTTTGCAGGCAGCTGTTTGTCCCCTGGTAGAACTGGAAAGCAGTGGGATGATGTGGCTGGAGAGATCTCAAGGTGGCATGTCCTATGTCCCTAAACCGAGGGAGGACCAGGATTACACACTCCAGGAAGTTTGGTTCCTGGCTGGCTCACAGACTCCCCAGGTGATATATCCATCCTGAAGAGACACAGCTATAATGCTCTTGATTTGCCCAAGACCTTCAATCTGTTGATTTCAAaggtgaaataattttatttctcacatTCTGCAGCCAGCCCACTTTGGTCTTGCTGCACGAGCACAAACAAGCACTCGTGGTTCTCTTGTCTGTTTTCCACCTATACTTACCACCCTGAAAGCATAGGGTGTGACTTGACCTAGCAGCAATTTGGCTGTGAGCATTTATAAGTGGGGAAGATGAATGGTTGCTTTGGTCCTGCTTCTCTTTTGAACCACCTCTGATGTCTCTTCATAAACTAAGAGTGCAGGCCATCTTTGGCTGGCTTCTTGGAATAAACCAAAGCCTAGTATGATTATCATAAGGTATTGGAGTCTCTGCCTCGTCACTTATTGAAATAACAAATGACACTAAAAATCTTgataataaatttaatatttaagtCAAGCTTTCAAACTGAAGCAACTGACCTGGTTATGGAAGATGATGACATGAAAACCATTTGGGGCTTGACACTGTGGTTATATAAACTTGGTATCACATGTTACTCATCCAAAAGATCTCAGCAATACCAACCACTGTAGCTGCCACAGAGGCTTTTCCTCAAACCACAAACCTTGGGGATCTGGGTATTTTGTTTAGCATCCAGAGAACAAGGATCTTGACAAGATCTTCCTCCTTCATGAATCATCACTTTGGCCTCTAAGGGTCACACGCACTGTGAGCTCGGGACGCAAGGCTGTCAGCTCCTAAAGGTGACAGTTTGAAGCAGCCGTGACAACTGCAAACGCCACCACCTCAACAGCAATAATAATATTCTGTCTTCTTGTCTGGGGCTCAGCTTGGTGAGGCACTTTGTGAAGCAGATAGCGCTTGTGATTGGAATCCACAGGGTGTTCTCTTCCACACAGCACCTCTCCAAAACAGTGTGGTGAAATGTTTTGGACTGACCACACAAAACCCAGTGAGCATTTTTGCAAACGTTAGCCATGGCTTTTTCAATCTCCCATGCCAGGTGTGGGAACCAGAGAGTCCTAGGGAACCACAGCACTTCAGGATTactgctggcagggcagagggTCCCCACGAGGGGCAGGACAAAGAAgcaggctggggagaagggTGGACTGTAAGAATGAATGAGAGCTAGAGACATGAAGCATGCTGATGTTGTGCAACAGGGTGCTGCATGCCAGTGGGGCTGGCTTGGGAATGAGAAGCACCGAGAGCAACTCTGTGTCCAGGATAAATAGTGAGGCCCCAAAATGGCACGGTACCCCTGGAAGTGGGTGTGGAACACTTGCATTGGGAGCCATCAGCTTAGAAGGGACATTGCtcttaatgatttttaaagcattggGGTGAATAGCACTGCTGAAACCCCCACGAGGAGAGGAATACAACTGTATTCAGTGCTGAGTTTGGACGCTGTACAGTAAATAGTGCTCGGAGCCATGTAACGGACAATGAGAATTGCTGAATAAAAGCCCACGGAGAGCACGCCATCCAGCCTGCTCACTGAGAGGTCCTCCTGAGGAAATATTTTGGGATTATGCTTGAAGGCCATCAGAGTGAAACTTGCCCATCTGCACACTAAGGCTCCCTTATTTAAACATGCAGCCGTGTTCATGTCTGTGAGATACAGCTCCAGGTTTGCCCCCACAACTGCCGTGCCTTCTGCAGCTAAACggggcaggaagggcagcaCTTGTAGCATCTCCTCGGCTCCCAGCCCCGTGCTCCGCTGGCCGTGCTCCCGCAGCAGGCAGCGGATGGAGCTGGATTAGCCCCTTGGCGGGCTGGCCGGGTGACAGAGCCGGCGGgctctccccttccttcccaaaGCCATTCCTCCGACAGCAGTTTTTCCAAAATGGCCATCGACGCCATGAACTTGGCCAGCGAGGGGAGGCAGCCGCGTTTCTGAGCAGCCGTGGGGGGATGTTTCACGTTTCTATGGCTgagccccgccgctcccccgcACCGTGCGGTCGCGGAAGGCGGCAGGGGGGGGCGATGTGGCGCCGCTCGGGCGAGGCCCGCGCCAGCGGATCCCGCATCCCGCCGCTGCCGCGGCCGCGCCGTGCGCGTGTGAGCCGGGGGGGCCCCGCACGCCGCCGCtgccgcggccgcgccgcgTGTGTGCGTGTGCCGGGGGGGCCCGCAGCCCGGTGCGGGCAGCGCGGAGCGGCCCCCGCACGAGGCTCGCGCTCCCTTTGTGCCGTTGCCTGGCAACCGGGCGGGGGATGGGAAGTGGAATCGGGGGGGATGGATGCGCGCGCGGCCGCACGCCGATGAGCGCCCGTCgggcggccgccgcccccgccccccgggaggccccgccgcagccccggccggcCGCCACCCCCCCCGCACCTCTCGGTCGCCCTGGGCCCGTCCTGCCAAAAACGACCCTCCGGGCTCTCTCTCCCCCACTTTGCCCGGCCTTTGTGCCGGCGCCGGGGGCCCAGCGGTgcggggcgcggccgcggccggggcgggggccgggccggtTGCTCGCCCCGCGTCCGCGTCTcctcctcccctgtcccacgCTGCCCACGGGTGGGTTGGGGGTGCGGGGTGTGTGGGGTGTTTCGCGGGGAGGGGCGGCGGCGAGCGCGGAGCAGaggggcgggggagggggcTCGTTCTGGGCCCTTCGGAAATGGGAGGTGGCTAAGGCGGGCAGCGGTGGGAGCGATGGGAGGGCGGCGGGGCGCAGGCGGAGGCGCCTGAGCGCGGCGGGAGAGGGGGCGACACagccgcggggcgggggggccccgctccccgccgcaCCCCCCCTCCCG
This sequence is a window from Vidua chalybeata isolate OUT-0048 chromosome 2, bVidCha1 merged haplotype, whole genome shotgun sequence. Protein-coding genes within it:
- the ENO2 gene encoding gamma-enolase, with protein sequence MAVERIHAREILDSRGNPTVEVDLYTHKGMFRAAVPSGASTGIYEALELRDNDKSRFLGKGVLQAVDHINSTVAPALVGSGLSVVDQEKIDNLMLEMDGTENKSKFGANAILGVSLAVCKAGAAEKDVPLYRHIADLAGNSDLILPVPAFNVINGGSHAGNKLAMQEFMILPVGAESFRDAMRIGAEVYHNLKSVIKEKYGKDATNVGDEGGFAPNILENSEALELLKEAIDKAGYTDKIVIGMDVAASEFYRDGKYDLDFKSPDDPSRYISGDELGDLYQSFVRDYPVVSIEDPFDQDDWEAWSKFTANVGIQIVGDDLTVTNPKRIERAVEEKACNCLLLKVNQIGSVTEAIQACKLAQENGWGVMVSHRSGETEDTFIADLVVGLCTGQIKTGAPCRSERLAKYNQLMRIEEELGDEARFAGHNFRNPSVL